From a region of the Erythrobacter neustonensis genome:
- a CDS encoding PAS domain-containing sensor histidine kinase gives MQSRKAMANARRRMRAGSPPGATPAGFSLPLVLAVSLRRLARHGIAAGPLDRSSLIAAGVGGIAYFALACISLALSQAGQDISPIWLSNAVAVAVLLRVRLRNELPFLAACLAGSLAVNAVVQLPDRVAVTYSLANLAEMIAVLVLTRRVGRAPPDMGRLADLARFVWAGGLVGPVLSAAIAAPVMGDTLAAWRVGAMSWFLTDCMANLLIVPTALLVVDRVRGKQQRAPAQPLESAALLVGGMVSAFLVFHQTHYPLLFLIQPVTLLHAFRLGSLGTALNVGGVALVAGAMTFMGQGPIAGAQAGGLAQLHLLQAFVAANFLTGLPVAAILAGRDRMLARLATGKREIDLLADTISDAILRYDMAGICTYASPSCQDVMGAPPAAYLGRHAAARLHPDAQERVEQAIARLLGGTSERERVTYRRLADSPDGAPVFLEADCTVVRAPGSGLVEGVVVAARDVTERVELELLLTRARRHAENAARAKSEFLANMSHEIRTPMNGVLGFAELMLQGDLADDQRRFAELIVQSGRSMMMLLNDVLDLSKIESGQFAIDRAPVDLHASLAECAALHRPAALRKGVALDLTCDCADGSECECAARAVWVMTDGLRLRQIMLNLIGNAVKFTEAGQIRVSYRVTDEELRVTVADSGIGISPLQLETIFHPFTQGEGDIARRFGGTGLGLSISRQLAGLLGGRIEVESTPGEGSRFALVLPCATAPQVPVPRLPATGTAPLATPLATAPTAPTLAAPLDPARILLVEDHDINRLLMTEMLERCGQEVDVAHDGNEAIAMVIDQVMRGRPYDLVLMDVQMPECDGLAATRAIRAEGIGPGLMPIIALTANAYAEDVASARLAGMQAHLAKPIDFARLVRVLQRWLPTRIVEDEASGGALSPPPRAALPAAARATALAASPQLIARWQARRAETVAAVETALAGGLLGAARMDGRDGEPPQDSLAFMLHKLAGTAAMFAEPALGSAAAALGHALVQGEDAARCTALARALLDQARSSGTAPAAATTTPR, from the coding sequence GTGCAGAGCCGCAAGGCAATGGCGAATGCCCGCCGCCGGATGCGTGCCGGTTCGCCCCCCGGCGCGACGCCGGCAGGATTTTCCCTGCCGCTGGTGCTTGCCGTATCGCTGCGTCGCCTTGCGCGGCACGGCATTGCGGCCGGACCGCTCGACCGCAGCAGCCTGATTGCTGCGGGGGTGGGCGGCATCGCCTATTTCGCGCTCGCCTGCATCAGCCTGGCTCTGTCGCAGGCCGGTCAGGACATCAGCCCGATCTGGCTGTCGAACGCGGTCGCGGTGGCGGTGCTCTTGCGCGTCAGGCTGCGCAACGAACTGCCCTTTCTCGCCGCGTGCCTTGCCGGCAGCCTGGCGGTGAATGCTGTGGTGCAATTGCCCGATCGCGTGGCGGTGACATACAGCCTTGCCAATCTGGCCGAGATGATCGCGGTGCTGGTGCTGACCCGGCGCGTGGGTCGCGCGCCGCCGGATATGGGGCGGCTGGCCGATCTCGCGCGGTTCGTGTGGGCGGGCGGGCTGGTCGGCCCCGTGCTCTCGGCAGCGATCGCCGCGCCGGTGATGGGCGATACCTTGGCCGCGTGGCGCGTGGGCGCGATGAGCTGGTTCCTGACCGATTGCATGGCCAATCTGCTGATCGTTCCGACCGCGCTGCTGGTGGTCGACCGGGTGCGCGGCAAGCAGCAACGCGCACCCGCACAACCGCTCGAATCCGCGGCGCTGCTGGTCGGCGGCATGGTCAGCGCGTTTCTGGTGTTCCACCAGACGCATTATCCGCTGCTGTTCCTGATCCAGCCGGTGACTTTGCTCCACGCGTTCCGGCTGGGCAGCCTCGGGACCGCGCTCAACGTCGGAGGGGTGGCGCTGGTTGCGGGGGCGATGACCTTCATGGGGCAGGGCCCGATTGCCGGGGCGCAGGCTGGCGGACTGGCCCAGCTCCACCTGCTGCAGGCCTTCGTCGCCGCCAATTTCCTCACCGGCCTGCCGGTTGCGGCAATTCTTGCCGGGCGCGACCGGATGCTGGCGCGGCTTGCCACCGGCAAGCGCGAGATCGATCTGCTCGCCGACACGATCAGCGATGCGATCCTGCGCTACGACATGGCGGGGATCTGCACCTATGCCTCGCCGTCCTGCCAGGACGTGATGGGCGCGCCGCCCGCGGCCTATCTTGGCCGCCACGCCGCCGCGCGGCTGCATCCCGATGCGCAGGAGCGTGTCGAGCAGGCGATCGCCCGGCTGCTCGGCGGGACGAGCGAGCGTGAGCGCGTGACCTATCGCCGGCTGGCCGATTCGCCCGATGGCGCGCCGGTCTTCCTCGAAGCCGATTGCACCGTGGTGCGCGCGCCGGGCAGCGGGCTGGTCGAAGGCGTGGTGGTCGCCGCGCGCGACGTGACCGAGCGGGTCGAGCTCGAGCTGCTGCTCACCCGCGCGCGCCGCCATGCCGAAAACGCTGCGCGCGCCAAGTCCGAATTCCTCGCCAACATGAGCCACGAGATCCGTACGCCCATGAACGGCGTGCTCGGCTTTGCCGAACTGATGCTGCAAGGCGATCTGGCCGACGACCAGCGCCGCTTTGCCGAGCTGATCGTGCAATCGGGCCGGTCGATGATGATGCTGCTCAACGATGTGCTCGATCTGAGCAAGATCGAAAGCGGCCAGTTTGCGATCGACCGTGCGCCGGTCGATCTGCATGCCAGCCTTGCCGAATGCGCCGCGCTTCACCGCCCGGCCGCCTTGCGCAAGGGCGTCGCGCTCGATCTGACCTGCGACTGCGCCGATGGCAGCGAATGCGAATGCGCGGCCCGCGCGGTGTGGGTGATGACCGACGGGCTGCGCCTGCGCCAGATCATGCTCAACCTGATCGGCAACGCGGTCAAGTTCACCGAGGCCGGGCAGATCCGCGTCAGTTACCGCGTCACCGACGAAGAGTTGCGCGTGACCGTGGCCGACAGCGGAATCGGGATCAGCCCGCTGCAACTCGAAACCATCTTCCACCCTTTCACCCAAGGGGAAGGCGATATTGCCCGGCGGTTCGGCGGCACCGGCCTCGGCCTGTCGATCAGCCGCCAGTTGGCGGGTCTGCTGGGCGGGCGGATCGAGGTCGAAAGCACGCCGGGCGAAGGCTCGCGCTTTGCTCTGGTGCTGCCCTGCGCCACCGCGCCGCAGGTGCCCGTCCCGCGCCTACCTGCAACCGGCACCGCGCCGCTTGCCACGCCCCTCGCAACCGCGCCGACCGCGCCCACGCTCGCCGCACCGCTCGATCCGGCGCGCATCCTGCTGGTCGAAGATCACGACATCAACCGCCTGCTGATGACCGAAATGCTCGAACGCTGCGGGCAGGAAGTCGATGTCGCGCATGACGGCAACGAGGCGATCGCGATGGTGATCGACCAGGTGATGCGCGGCCGGCCCTATGATCTGGTGCTGATGGATGTGCAGATGCCCGAATGCGACGGGCTGGCCGCGACCCGCGCGATCCGTGCCGAAGGGATCGGGCCGGGACTGATGCCGATCATCGCTCTGACCGCCAATGCCTATGCCGAAGATGTCGCCAGCGCGCGGCTTGCGGGCATGCAGGCGCATCTGGCCAAGCCGATCGATTTTGCCCGCCTCGTGCGGGTGCTGCAACGCTGGTTGCCGACCCGGATCGTCGAGGATGAAGCCTCGGGCGGCGCGCTATCCCCTCCCCCGCGCGCGGCGCTGCCCGCCGCCGCGCGCGCCACCGCGCTGGCCGCCTCGCCGCAGTTGATCGCGCGCTGGCAGGCCCGCCGCGCCGAAACCGTGGCCGCGGTCGAGACGGCGCTCGCCGGCGGATTGCTTGGCGCAGCCCGGATGGATGGCCGGGACGGGGAGCCGCCGCAGGACAGCCTTGCCTTCATGCTCCACAAGCTCGCCGGAACCGCTGCGATGTTCGCCGAGCCTGCGCTGGGCTCCGCAGCGGCGGCGCTTGGGCACGCGCTGGTGCAGGGTGAGGATGCGGCACGCTGCACCGCGCTGGCCCGGGCGCTGCTCGATCAGGCACGCAGTTCCGGCACCGCCCCGGCGGCTGCGACCACCACTCCCCGATGA
- a CDS encoding TonB-dependent receptor produces the protein MKLKYLLAASIVSLAATTTIATPVSAQETTSSVRGDVLDQNGNPVVGATVKVTHVPSGTTSTQTTDAAGGFNAAGLRLGGPFTVEVTADGFETASQEIGFLTAGQAQRISVALAEQGQTIVVTGSRARSAITLSTGAATVLTANDIAGIANINRDVRNLAARDPLVTLDATNNGAITIAGQNNRFNRFTVDGVAFGDPFGLESGGLVSSRGPVPLDAIGEFSVEIAPVDIQQGFFQGGAINTQLKSGGNNFTFMGAAYYQNDDLRGSKADNLRRIGAFDSQVYVAQVTGPIIQDKLFFAVTYERTRDTVPADVAPSQLGITDAEIANIGSIAQSVYNYDTLGVASDIVEKDDKLITKIDWNVADGHRLSATYIWNDSALLAGQTGTAQIVAVNPTYNLLSNNYLQGAKNHFGILQSNNQWSDDFSTVLRVSYADYVRLQQPIGGREFGQFQVCLDPVNPVTATPALGGGSLICSPNQQRINFGPDVSRQANELDSQSLAVEFAATLKAGNHTFKMIAERRQQDVRNLFAQRVSGAFYFDSVANFEARRANELDFAVPLRGGIDTVTAEFENNSWTFGLMDTIDLTDTLTVVAGVRYDLFDSPDRPFFNQFFLERYGFPNTSTLNGRDLLQPRFGLNWKPSDRLQVRGSAGLFGGGNPLVWISNNFSNPGPTLQRIRLRRNDNGTFSTPEQNAIGLSNAQVQALGAAALNNVSGGPGVPQALIDAVRQAGFAGAPTNSLDPNFEAPSQWRFSGSVDYEADLGFLGDGWLFGADVIYSNVNNALEWADLRSVRQTGANATLPDGRPRYNVRPGVGGENTDMLLTNTSFGESWNIVGRFDKVFDSGFFINGSYTYQDVKDQNPGTSSVANSNYGQTAFLDPNFAAQGISNYNRDHQFRLGTGFDSELFGDNNTRIELFYNVRSGQRYSFTMNDPTQGRSAVFGVNERASRGLLYVPNVSSITADTRVSYDSQATFEAVQNLVRTSELNEYQGEIAPKNIGKTPWVHKLDLSVRQEVPFAFGGKLELMADVENVLNLIDKDWGTIQQVGFPYTASVVNVTCLQAAAPSGTAGTAATNASQPCAQYRYSSFRAPNEATNINGSLWGVRFGVRVRF, from the coding sequence ATGAAGCTCAAGTATCTCCTCGCGGCAAGCATCGTCAGCCTTGCCGCGACCACCACGATCGCCACTCCGGTATCCGCGCAGGAAACCACCTCGTCGGTGCGCGGCGACGTGCTCGACCAGAACGGCAATCCGGTCGTCGGCGCGACGGTCAAGGTGACGCACGTTCCGTCGGGCACCACCTCGACCCAGACCACCGATGCTGCCGGCGGCTTCAACGCAGCCGGTCTGCGTCTGGGCGGCCCCTTCACCGTCGAAGTGACCGCAGACGGGTTTGAAACCGCGTCGCAGGAAATCGGTTTCCTTACCGCTGGCCAGGCCCAGCGCATCAGCGTTGCACTCGCCGAACAGGGCCAGACGATCGTCGTCACCGGCTCGCGCGCGCGCTCGGCGATCACGCTGTCGACCGGCGCCGCCACCGTGCTGACCGCCAACGACATCGCCGGCATCGCCAACATCAACCGCGACGTGCGCAACCTTGCCGCGCGCGATCCGCTGGTCACGCTCGATGCGACCAACAATGGCGCAATCACGATCGCCGGCCAGAACAACCGCTTCAACCGCTTCACCGTCGACGGCGTCGCTTTCGGCGATCCCTTCGGTCTGGAATCGGGCGGTCTCGTTTCGAGCCGCGGCCCGGTGCCGCTTGACGCGATCGGCGAATTCTCGGTCGAAATCGCGCCGGTCGATATCCAGCAGGGCTTCTTCCAGGGCGGCGCGATCAACACGCAGCTCAAGTCGGGTGGCAACAACTTCACCTTCATGGGCGCAGCCTATTACCAGAACGACGATCTGCGCGGCAGCAAGGCGGACAACCTCCGCCGCATCGGCGCGTTCGATTCGCAGGTCTACGTGGCGCAGGTCACCGGCCCGATCATTCAGGACAAGCTGTTCTTCGCGGTCACCTATGAACGCACCCGCGACACGGTCCCGGCCGACGTTGCGCCCTCGCAGCTCGGGATCACCGACGCCGAGATCGCCAACATCGGCAGCATCGCGCAGTCGGTCTACAACTACGACACGCTTGGCGTCGCCAGCGACATCGTCGAAAAAGACGACAAGCTGATCACCAAGATCGACTGGAACGTTGCCGACGGCCACCGTCTCAGCGCGACCTACATCTGGAACGACAGCGCACTGCTCGCCGGCCAGACCGGGACCGCGCAGATCGTCGCTGTCAACCCGACCTACAACCTGCTGTCGAACAACTATCTTCAGGGCGCGAAGAACCACTTCGGCATCCTTCAGTCGAACAACCAGTGGTCGGACGACTTCTCGACCGTGCTGCGCGTTTCCTACGCCGACTACGTGCGTCTGCAGCAGCCGATCGGGGGCCGTGAATTCGGCCAGTTCCAAGTCTGCCTCGACCCGGTCAACCCGGTCACCGCCACCCCGGCGCTGGGCGGTGGTTCGCTGATCTGCTCGCCCAATCAGCAGCGCATCAACTTCGGTCCGGACGTCAGCCGTCAGGCCAACGAACTCGACAGCCAGTCGCTGGCGGTCGAATTCGCAGCGACCCTGAAGGCCGGCAACCACACCTTCAAGATGATCGCCGAGCGCCGCCAGCAGGACGTGCGCAACCTGTTCGCCCAGCGCGTTTCGGGTGCGTTCTACTTCGATAGCGTCGCCAACTTCGAAGCGCGCCGCGCCAACGAACTCGACTTCGCCGTGCCGCTGCGCGGCGGGATCGACACGGTGACCGCCGAGTTCGAGAACAACAGCTGGACCTTCGGTCTGATGGACACCATCGACCTGACCGACACGCTGACCGTGGTTGCCGGTGTGCGCTACGATCTGTTCGACTCGCCGGATCGTCCGTTCTTCAACCAGTTCTTCCTCGAGCGTTACGGCTTCCCCAACACCTCGACCCTCAATGGTCGCGACCTGCTCCAGCCGCGCTTCGGCCTGAACTGGAAGCCGAGCGATCGTCTGCAGGTGCGCGGTTCGGCCGGTCTGTTCGGCGGCGGCAACCCGCTGGTGTGGATTTCGAACAACTTCTCGAACCCCGGGCCGACGCTGCAGCGCATCCGTCTGCGTCGCAACGACAACGGCACCTTCAGCACGCCTGAACAGAACGCCATCGGCCTTTCGAACGCACAGGTTCAGGCACTGGGCGCAGCCGCACTCAACAACGTCTCGGGTGGCCCGGGCGTGCCGCAGGCATTGATCGACGCCGTGCGTCAGGCCGGTTTCGCCGGTGCACCGACCAACTCGCTCGACCCCAACTTCGAAGCGCCCTCGCAGTGGCGTTTCTCGGGTTCGGTCGATTACGAAGCCGACCTCGGCTTCCTCGGTGACGGCTGGCTGTTCGGCGCCGACGTGATCTATTCGAACGTGAACAACGCGCTCGAGTGGGCCGATCTGCGCTCGGTCCGTCAGACCGGAGCCAATGCGACGCTGCCCGATGGCCGTCCGCGCTACAACGTGCGTCCCGGCGTCGGCGGTGAAAACACCGACATGCTGCTGACCAACACGAGCTTCGGCGAAAGCTGGAACATCGTCGGCCGGTTCGACAAGGTGTTCGACTCCGGCTTCTTCATCAACGGCTCCTACACCTATCAGGACGTCAAGGATCAGAACCCGGGCACCTCGTCGGTCGCCAACTCGAACTACGGTCAGACCGCATTCCTCGACCCGAACTTCGCGGCGCAGGGCATCTCGAACTACAACCGCGACCACCAGTTCCGTCTGGGCACCGGTTTCGACAGCGAGCTGTTCGGTGACAACAACACCCGCATCGAACTGTTCTACAACGTGCGTTCGGGCCAGCGTTACAGCTTCACGATGAACGATCCCACGCAGGGCCGTTCGGCTGTGTTCGGCGTCAACGAGCGCGCAAGCCGCGGTCTGCTCTACGTGCCGAACGTGAGCAGCATCACTGCCGACACCCGCGTGAGCTACGACAGCCAGGCGACCTTCGAAGCGGTGCAGAACCTCGTCCGCACCTCGGAGCTGAACGAGTATCAGGGCGAGATCGCGCCGAAGAACATCGGCAAGACCCCTTGGGTGCACAAGCTCGACCTGTCGGTTCGTCAGGAAGTGCCGTTCGCTTTCGGTGGCAAGCTTGAACTGATGGCCGATGTCGAAAACGTTCTGAACCTGATCGACAAGGACTGGGGCACGATCCAGCAGGTCGGCTTCCCCTACACCGCGTCGGTGGTCAACGTGACCTGCCTTCAGGCCGCTGCGCCCAGCGGCACGGCCGGCACCGCGGCGACCAACGCCAGCCAGCCCTGCGCGCAGTATCGCTACTCGAGCTTCCGCGCACCGAACGAGGCGACCAACATCAACGGTTCGCTCTGGGGCGTGCGCTTCGGTGTTCGCGTTCGCTTCTGA
- a CDS encoding energy transducer TonB, translated as MNSNADLRDITTPTAYGAGRRRLRWRLIAGLIGLHVLALYGLARAFAPDFTAAVEREVVSAFQIEAPAPPAPPPPQNQPEPDEGAQGAPGREAVAKPVTAPQPKVRVKQDTAMPRAASTGTATQAGGAAAGDGTGAAGTGDGTGSGNGGNGRGGIPVSKPVHISGRIDNARDFPVPAGGRAARAGTQVIVRVVVGTDGRARDCTVVRASPDPQADRITCQLVESRLGFRPASDANGNPVAAPFYWRQQWF; from the coding sequence ATGAACAGCAACGCGGACTTGAGGGATATCACCACGCCGACCGCCTATGGCGCCGGGCGGCGGCGGCTGCGCTGGCGGTTGATCGCCGGGCTGATCGGCCTGCATGTGCTGGCGCTCTATGGGCTGGCGCGCGCATTCGCGCCCGATTTCACCGCGGCGGTGGAGCGCGAAGTCGTCTCCGCGTTCCAGATCGAAGCGCCTGCGCCGCCAGCCCCTCCGCCGCCGCAGAACCAGCCCGAGCCCGATGAGGGCGCACAGGGCGCACCGGGCCGCGAGGCGGTGGCCAAGCCCGTGACCGCGCCCCAGCCCAAGGTGCGCGTCAAACAGGACACCGCTATGCCACGCGCCGCCTCGACCGGGACCGCGACGCAGGCGGGCGGCGCGGCAGCGGGCGACGGGACGGGCGCGGCGGGCACCGGCGATGGCACGGGCAGCGGCAATGGCGGGAACGGGCGCGGCGGCATTCCGGTGTCAAAGCCGGTCCACATCTCGGGCCGGATCGACAATGCGCGCGATTTTCCCGTCCCTGCCGGAGGGCGCGCGGCGCGCGCCGGGACGCAGGTGATCGTGCGCGTGGTGGTGGGCACCGATGGGCGGGCGCGCGATTGCACCGTGGTGCGCGCCAGCCCCGATCCGCAGGCCGACCGGATCACCTGCCAACTGGTCGAAAGCCGGCTCGGCTTCCGGCCCGCAAGCGATGCCAATGGCAATCCGGTCGCCGCACCGTTCTATTGGCGGCAGCAGTGGTTCTGA
- a CDS encoding isopenicillin N synthase family dioxygenase, with product MTKIASVSLAQPLETIADELGRSFSENGFAVIRDHGIPQDLIDEAEAVSKAFFALPDAVKRAYKIEGGGGARGYTPFGTEKAKDAEVFDLKEFWHVGRDLPEGHPLERFMAPNVWPTEVEGFRETLSALFTAFEVAGGRVLEAIALHLGRPRDFFADSVAEGNSVMRLLHYPPLAEGAPEGAIRAAGHEDINTITLLLGAEEAGLELLTKDGTWHAVDVPAGALVINVGDMLQRQTNGRLRSTTHRVVNPRGDAARRARYSMPFFLHFRPDFMIEALPECVDASDSTPPLPPISAHDYLMQRLREINLA from the coding sequence ATGACCAAAATCGCCTCTGTCAGCCTCGCCCAGCCGCTCGAAACCATCGCCGACGAATTGGGCCGCAGTTTCAGCGAAAACGGCTTTGCCGTGATCCGCGACCACGGCATCCCGCAAGACCTGATCGACGAGGCCGAGGCGGTCTCCAAGGCGTTCTTCGCGCTGCCCGACGCCGTCAAGCGCGCCTACAAGATCGAAGGCGGCGGCGGGGCGCGCGGCTACACGCCGTTCGGCACCGAAAAGGCCAAGGATGCCGAGGTGTTCGATTTGAAGGAGTTCTGGCACGTCGGACGTGATCTGCCCGAAGGCCACCCGCTCGAACGCTTCATGGCGCCCAATGTCTGGCCGACCGAAGTCGAAGGTTTCCGCGAAACGCTGAGCGCGCTGTTCACCGCCTTCGAAGTAGCCGGGGGCCGCGTGCTCGAGGCGATCGCCTTGCACCTTGGCCGCCCGCGCGATTTCTTTGCGGACAGCGTGGCCGAGGGCAATTCGGTGATGCGCCTGCTGCATTATCCCCCGCTCGCCGAAGGCGCGCCCGAGGGGGCGATTCGCGCCGCGGGACACGAGGACATCAACACCATCACGCTGCTGCTCGGTGCCGAGGAAGCCGGGCTCGAACTGCTGACCAAGGACGGCACCTGGCACGCGGTCGATGTGCCTGCGGGCGCGCTGGTGATCAATGTCGGCGACATGCTGCAACGCCAGACCAATGGGCGGCTGCGGTCGACCACGCACCGGGTGGTGAACCCGCGCGGCGACGCGGCGCGCCGGGCGCGCTATTCGATGCCGTTCTTCCTGCATTTCCGGCCCGACTTCATGATCGAGGCGCTCCCCGAATGCGTGGATGCAAGCGATTCGACCCCGCCGCTGCCGCCGATCAGCGCGCATGATTACCTCATGCAGCGCCTGCGCGAGATCAACCTCGCGTAA
- a CDS encoding NupC/NupG family nucleoside CNT transporter, translating to MIAFALSTNRRRINLRVVGSAFALQAITALIVLRTDVGVAVIGGLSSGVIALLDFSKVGITSVFGPMESNPFANTFVIAALPVIVFFAAIVSILYHLGIMQKLVRWVGGAIGWITGISQVEALGAAANIFVGQSESPLVVRPYLAGLSPSGLFTLMAVGMAGVAGTILAAYASFIGTEAVPFLLAAAFMSAPGGILMAKIMMPEDAARAAPGLDATIASAAVARARAKPNAVTEATRVVMYDENGEQVELPQARISAVGPASILEGGGKADEVTAAETFEEGQRPANIIEAAAQGTQTGVKLAVAVGAMVMVFVALVALANGMLAGLGGGLVNLAANIGAPFAPDTAAWLANISFQQLLGYVFAPVMFLIGISDWQQAQIAGGLFGTKIVLNEFVAFIDLGKMQAGELTERSRAIITFALCGFANFSSIAIQMAVTGGLAPNQRPVIARLGLKALAAGSLANLMSAALASLFLPI from the coding sequence ATGATTGCCTTTGCGCTGTCGACGAACCGTCGGCGCATCAACCTGCGCGTGGTGGGATCGGCCTTTGCCCTGCAGGCGATCACCGCGCTGATCGTGCTGCGCACCGATGTCGGGGTGGCGGTGATCGGCGGGCTGTCGTCGGGCGTGATCGCGCTGCTCGATTTCTCCAAGGTCGGGATCACTTCGGTGTTCGGGCCGATGGAAAGCAATCCCTTCGCCAACACCTTCGTGATTGCGGCGCTGCCGGTGATCGTGTTCTTCGCCGCGATCGTCTCGATCCTCTATCACCTCGGCATCATGCAGAAGCTGGTGCGCTGGGTCGGCGGGGCGATCGGGTGGATCACCGGGATCAGCCAGGTCGAAGCGCTGGGAGCGGCGGCAAACATCTTCGTCGGTCAGTCCGAAAGCCCGCTGGTGGTGCGCCCCTATCTCGCCGGATTGAGCCCCTCGGGCCTGTTCACGCTGATGGCGGTGGGCATGGCGGGCGTGGCGGGCACGATTTTGGCCGCCTATGCCAGCTTCATCGGCACCGAGGCCGTGCCCTTCCTGCTGGCCGCAGCCTTCATGTCGGCGCCGGGCGGGATCCTGATGGCCAAGATCATGATGCCCGAAGACGCCGCCAGGGCCGCCCCCGGGCTCGACGCGACAATCGCCAGCGCCGCGGTCGCGCGCGCGCGCGCCAAGCCCAATGCCGTCACCGAAGCGACCCGCGTGGTGATGTATGACGAGAACGGCGAGCAGGTCGAACTGCCGCAGGCGCGGATCAGTGCGGTGGGCCCGGCCTCGATCCTCGAAGGCGGCGGCAAGGCGGACGAAGTCACCGCCGCCGAAACCTTCGAGGAAGGCCAGCGCCCCGCCAACATCATCGAAGCCGCCGCGCAAGGCACGCAGACCGGGGTGAAGCTCGCGGTTGCGGTCGGCGCGATGGTGATGGTGTTCGTTGCGCTCGTCGCGCTGGCGAATGGCATGCTGGCCGGGCTGGGCGGCGGGCTGGTCAATCTGGCCGCCAATATCGGCGCGCCCTTCGCGCCCGACACCGCGGCATGGCTTGCCAATATCAGCTTCCAGCAACTGCTCGGCTATGTGTTCGCACCCGTCATGTTCCTGATCGGCATTTCCGACTGGCAACAGGCGCAGATCGCGGGCGGATTGTTCGGCACCAAGATCGTATTGAACGAATTCGTCGCCTTCATCGACCTTGGCAAGATGCAGGCGGGCGAGCTGACCGAGCGTAGCCGGGCGATCATCACCTTCGCGCTGTGCGGCTTTGCCAACTTCTCCTCGATCGCGATCCAGATGGCGGTGACCGGCGGGCTTGCCCCCAACCAGCGCCCGGTGATCGCGCGGCTGGGATTGAAGGCGCTTGCGGCAGGCAGCCTTGCCAATCTGATGAGCGCCGCGCTCGCCAGCCTGTTCCTGCCCATCTAG